A portion of the Podospora pseudoanserina strain CBS 124.78 chromosome 2, whole genome shotgun sequence genome contains these proteins:
- the HAT2 gene encoding Histone acetyltransferase type B subunit 2 (COG:B; EggNog:ENOG503NV7T), protein MAPSEVVNDVDVNMEEEDEDEKMQQKLINEEYKVWKKNSPFLYSMILSTALEWPTLTTQWFPDVKDVPDKNYTTHRLLLGTHTAEGKPNYLQIADVEVPKPVKPSARDYDEDRGEIGGHGNLGGSGEPHVIKMTITQKIDHPGEVNKARYQPQNPDIIATLAVDGRVLIFDRTKHSLQPTGTPNPQLECIGHTQEGFGLDWSPDKPGWLATGSEDNTVMVWDLNSYSGTDKKVRPWRKYTHHSHVVNDVQYNPITPSWIGTVSDDVTMQVIDIRTADSTKAAAVARDGHSDAINAIAWNPKVNYLVATASADKTIGIWDLRNLKAGKIHTLEGHNDAVTSLAWNPIDHAILGSGSYDRRIILWDISLIGDEQTPEEAEDGPPELLFMHGGHTNHLADFSWNKNIPWLVCSAAEDNLLQIWQPTKSIISPPNQEMEMNEMGSADGTSIP, encoded by the exons atggctcCCTCCGAGGTTGTCAACGACGTGGACG TCAAtatggaggaagaggacgaggacgagaaaaTGCAGCAAAAACTCATCAACGAGG AGTACAAGGTCTGGAAGAAGAACAGTCCATTCCTCTACAGCATGATCCTCAGCACAGCGTTGGAGTGGCCGACACTGACCACCCAGTGGTTCCCCGACGTTAAGGACGTTCCAGACAAGAATTACACGACCCATCGCCTGCTTCTGGGAACACATACTGCAGAGGGCAAGCCAAACTACCTTCAGATCGCCGACGTCGAGGTGCCAAAGCCGGTCAAGCCTAGCGCTCGCGACTACGATGAGGACCGCGGCGAGATTGGCGGACATGGAAACTTGGGCGGATCTGGCGAGCCGCATGTGATCAAGATGACGATTACGCAAAAGATCGATCACCCGGGTGAAGTCAACAAGGCGCGATACCAACCTCAAAATCCCGACATCATCGCCACGCTCGCTGTCGACGGGAGGGTGCTCATTTTCGATCGGACCAAGCACAGCTTGCAGCCAACGGGAACCCCCAATCCCCAGCTCGAGTGCATTGGTCACACGCAGGAAGGTTTCGGTCTGGACTGGAGCCCAGACAAGCCTGGCTGGTTGGCGACCGGTAGCGAAGACAATACCGTCATGGTTTGGGATTTGAACTCGTACAGCGGCACTGACAAGAAGGTGAGGCCTTGGCGCAAGTACACCCACCACAGCCATGTCGTCAACGATGTCCAGTACAACCCTATCACCCCGTCCTGGATCGGCACCGTATCAGACGATGTGACGATGCAAGTCATTGACATCCGCACCGCTGACAGCACCAAGGCGGCTGCCGTTGCCCGCGATGGCCACAGCGATGCCATCAATGCCATCGCCTGGAACCCCAAGGTCAACTACCTCGTCGCCACCGCCTCGGCTGACAAGACGATTGGTATCTGGGATCTCCGAAACCTCAAGGCCGGCAAGATCCACACGCTCGAGGGCCACAACGACGCGGTTACCTCTCTGGCCTGGAACCCAATCGACCACGCCATCCTCGGCAGTGGAAGCTACGACCGCCGGATTATCCTCTGGGATATCAGCCTTATTGGTGACGAGCAAACAcccgaggaggctgaggatgGACCGCCGGAGCTTCTATTCATGCACGGCGGCCACACTAACCATCTGGCCGACTTTAGCTGGAACAAAAACATCCCCTGGCTCGTCTGCAGCGCGGCCGAGGACAACTTGCTGCAGATCTGGCAGCCGACCAAGAGCATCATCTCGCCGCCGAACCAGGAGATGGAAATGAACGAAATGGGGAGCGCCGACGGAACATCTATCCCCTAG
- a CDS encoding hypothetical protein (EggNog:ENOG503P0N6), producing the protein MEGYLSVPPDRGTIIGRALWKPRYLVVGGPQRDRTAGIMRAPSNRSSAPRELFRVPSEGIYLSIYKSKDDQEPSQQYSINSITDCQVQMMAHRKQGPVLPTLVINIIPDPIADKLRKRRSSRTAGFTSNKDTGPAQLLFRILDEQQQQQQQQQQQQPRHNLQDWSRFIQQLIQPNMPPGRAPLSPVTPASPTFVNPFTRPRELSDSQRPGSGNVGPRPGFTRGHTTHSGRDRPVTFSDSPSLRSKRSDLSSATSSIQTHHMAFQNYTTMLPADLPSPATTVGEYQGEFIEGWTSAQGRSSALSSPVRERGSVSSGPTPLAPIMDAGTSPPGPRETILDRAFQMRRIPGSEREVPGEEKLTSLARFDALMRDMDDKRRQREAEDARRKAETAAAASASVSALDEQTGLKSAWDLDDDSSEYDDDDDDDSDGAFDEADLDSDRFSSHHSSAQRALNYISGRPDLRDRPHPPPRTHSIKTPLSYNHEALMALSSSSGVRPQTGYSGNRTRPGMSQRTHSQPQLATIIASSPSTALAEDSLSNLGPGSPPPLQRSQTEKRQSNSSAKRLSFSEFTKRLSSTSSLLLVQTNTSNTSSRGSNGEAADPPMPQSPPQSLHHLHPRAAPPAPLPPQSPTSMSERDRCGWRGSVGVFGAGEGGFL; encoded by the exons ATGGAGGGATACTTGAGCGTGCCCCCGGATAGGGGCACGATCATTGGGAGGGCGTTGTGGAAG CCTCGATATCTGGTTGTGGGTGGCCCCCAGCGGGACCGGACGGCCGGTATCATGCGCGCGCCGTCCAACAGGAGCTCGGCTCCCAGGGAGCTGTTCAGAGTGCCATCCGAAGGCATCTATCTGTCGATCTACAAGTCCAAA GACGACCAAGAACCTTCACAGCAGTACTCAATCAACAGCATCACCGACTGTCAGGTGCAGATGATGGCCCATCGTAAACAAGGACCTGTCCTCCCGACTCTGGTCATCAACATTATTCCAGACCCGATTGCGGACAAGCTGCGGAAGCGACGCTCAAGTCGTACGGCTGGCTTCACGTCCAACAAGGACACAGGACCGGCACAGCTGTTGTTCCGTATCCTGGAtgagcaacagcaacagcagcagcagcagcagcagcagcagcccagACACAATCTCCAGGACTGGTCTCGCTTCATCCAGCAGCTCATTCAGCCCAATATGCCGCCAGGCAGAGCGCCCCTGAGCCCGGTCACGCCCGCTTCACCAACATTTGTCAACCCCTTTACCCGTCCAAGGGAATTAAGCGACAGCCAGAGGCCAGGCAGCGGGAATGTTGGACCGCGACCCGGATTCACCAGGGGCCACACGACGCACTCTGGGCGCGACCGCCCTGTGACTTTCTCGGATTCACCAAGTCTGCGATCCAAGCGAAGTGATCTTTCGTCAGCCACGAGCTCGATTCAGACGCACCATATGGCTTTCCAGAATTACACCACTATGCTCCCGGCCGACCTCCCGTCCCCGGCCACCACCGTTGGCGAGTACCAGGGCGAGTTTATCGAGGGGTGGACTTCGGCACAAGGGCGGTCCTCGGCTCTCAGCTCACCGGTGAGGGAACGGGGGAGTGTCAGTTCGGGCCCAACACCACTTGCGCCTATTATGGATGCCGGTACATCGCCTCCAGGGCCACGGGAAACCATTCTGGACCGTGCTTTCCAAATGCGGCGCATTCCCGGCTCGGAACGTGAAGTTCCTGGCGAGGAGAAACTGACTTCATTGGCCCGATTTGATGCTCTTATGCGAGACATGGATGACAAAAGGAGGCAGCGAGAAGCTGAGGATGCCAGGCGGAAGGCAGAGACAGCCGCTGCGGCTTCAGCGTCAGTTTCAGCCCTGGACGAACAAACTGGGCTGAAAAGCGCTTGGGACTTGGATGATGATTCCTCGGAAtatgacgacgatgatgatgacgatagCGATGGGGCATTTGATGAGGCGGATTTGGACAGTGACCGGTTTTCATCCCACCACAGTTCGGCTCAGCGGGCCTTGAATTACATTTCTGGACGACCAGACCTACGAGACCGACCTCACCCGCCACCAAGAACTCACTCGATCAAGACCCCGCTTAGCTATAACCATGAGGCTCTGATGGCATTGTCATCGAGTAGCGGTGTTCGACCCCAGACAGGCTACTCTGGCAACCGGACGAGGCCAGGCATGTCTCAAAGAACACACTCCCAACCACAGCTGGCGACCATCAttgcctcttctccttcaacagcGCTGGCCGAGGATTCACTGTCCAACCTCGGCCCCGGctcgccccctcctctgCAACGAAGCCAGACGGAAAAGCGGCAATCCAACTCGAGCGCCAAACGCCTGAGCTTTAGCGAGTTCACCAAGAGGCTGAGCAGCACGAGCAGCTTGTTGCTGGTCCAGACCAACAcaagcaacaccagcagccGGGGGAGCAACGGCGAAGCGGCCGACCCTCCCATGCCGCAATCACCACCTCAGagtcttcaccacctccatccccgggctgctccaccagcacccctGCCACCGCAGTCGCCAACTTCGATGAGCGAGCGTGATCGCTGCGGATGGCGCGGCAGCGTCGGTGTCTTCGGTGCTGGCGAGGGGGGGTTTCTCTAA
- a CDS encoding hypothetical protein (EggNog:ENOG503P43B), whose amino-acid sequence MSAIDLEDNDWVDDVQDLDFFDDDDDDWDLDDLIANPQNEAQRIYFDNVVAREERTEEEIEALGIRPDVPSIVLHMTRWEEEARSVVANGRIIPTVSNLSDRVQLVYHGRPKEFAFSDEEESEDEAAVLGKNEEEFEATWESQLIEHGLENNNPLLQREYRAIARERFLSLKQSIKTWQKAQRAPKRPKPTIDLLSTLCTTPELLIEVCKHLRPKDLVNLHALHRGFHNTLNHNMRKFVFAWSRHMAPVASRIYSSPVYAHWFIPDPLGRKCTRSDHEISLPRPGQACLGEDDMHVNCDGSKTRLVPGLLWLQHVVQREVRVRDVLAVLARHGHRTLPETDATLQKIWLVLECPTNRMRLTLFCNESFLTDDDLYRFQLFFVKLVLLFNDPVFGPGSTVLARLFMGQRGLSPLWKFLRRKGYTTEAGIHQLKLRYDVPPKNREIWSGEPVMGVQIYDMGVGQFEGWERGGTEILMRPEELVVMEGGRRGLGAMCGWECLFGMMTYGHVDYETGDNLVPSLEEMYMSDEDEEEKTGLERVAGLHENEIVNGECGNVPFERGMWQPKHARKVRWKELTDEEREEMIKEEEKEMARKERVNKGMDMYRLARRKLEDMYNITAMGFKGKEFKIKVPDPKVDWKEETAEIHRQVLFRMKAAMAAATVVSSDESESPPRATKLPRLEDVGVVNDQVVEAAPGNMDDDRDTNMDQDMAESVDKDMDVEMEIIDPDHNTGEDEGYDAESEEFDDEGWEEFEDDKMEIDSPPFTVVLRPAPPPPPPPPPPPSPPPPPPPPSLADVINHDNHLDTIWSSPPTLPPNPASFNALPISEQYPILFGPELPSSQNLSLSRRPRHQSSDHSPPPRTAPLGSLQHHPPPTLPPRRQLLLRPRLQRLRTRDHPHPPEEISTFMSGQYMTPPPTLRLGLIRHPLLASPLSSSSSEPPPRHPLPQPQPEQPPTPLPRIAPLDPSAPHPLPDFHLSPPFPIQPPSPPTRTSQLSTHTSPTTPYLQPLESMSVPEAEQSIAQVEDEDLMALADIQYDSATEADVNDPDGGVDWEHYVNNLDMYRSGPGQSWCLQRVPVHPDWAEEQRKEEEYTRERERIKSRLDEIKPDLWRDWTEGALGEHCRLGAELGRLEAERQGREQPPRDEQQVEWEEQEKSMIHGRMGQLRRELYGEDGATEEHERLVGELMRLEEGWRHEWDGERELGGDVELQRQQSTTTTTQGQPSTSPSQQSSKQKTSTQGQQQPRIQLQHPPHGTLLPNMETIRRQRWPSPTNDFWESPRVRKARDWYSPW is encoded by the exons aTGAGTGCCATCGACCTCGAAGACAACGACTGGGTTGATGACGTGCAGGATTTGGATTTctttgacgatgacgatgatgactggGATTTGGACGACCTCATCGCCAACCCGCAAAATGAGGCCCAGCGGATCTATTTCGACAACGTTGTCGCTCGCGAAGAGAGAACAGAGGAAGAGATCGAGGCCCTTGGTATCCGGCCCGATGTCCCTTCCATCGTCCTCCACATGACCcgctgggaggaggaggctcgCTCGGTTGTTGCCAACGGGAGAATCATCCCTACCGTGTCTAACCTTTCCGACAGAGTCCAGCTCGTCTACCACGGCCGTCCCAAGGAATTCGCCTTCTCTGACGAGGAAGAGTCCGAAGATGAGGCAGCCGTCCTTGGCAAGAACGAAGAGGAGTTTGAAGCCACCTGGGAGTCACAGCTGATCGAGCACGGCCTCGAGAACAATAACCCCTTGCTGCAGAGGGAATACCGTGCCATCGCGAGGGAACGTTTCCTCTCCCTGAAGCAATCGATCAAAACCTGGCAAAAGGCACAACGGGCCCCCAAACGTCCCAAACCGACCATCGACCTGCTGTCAACCCTCTGCACGACCCCCGAGCTCCTCATCGAAGTCTGCAAGCACCTCCGCCCCAAAGACCTCGTCAACCTCCACGCCCTCCACCGCGGCTTccacaacaccctcaaccacaacatGCGCAAGTTTGTCTTTGCCTGGTCCCGGCACATGGCCCCCGTGGCCTCGAGGATCTACTCGTCCCCCGTCTACGCCCACTGGTTCATCCCCGACCCTCTCGGCCGAAAGTGCACCCGCTCCGACCACGaaatctccctcccccgaccgGGCCAGGCCTGTCTGGGGGAAGACGACATGCACGTCAACTGCGACGGGAGCAAAACCCGTCTTGTACCAGGCCTTCTCTGGCTGCAGCACGTGGTGCAAAGGGAGGTTCGCGTGCGTGACGTGctcgccgtcctcgccaGACACGGTCATCGCACGCTCCCGGAAACGGACGCCACCCTCCAAAAGATCTGGCTGGTGTTAGAGTGCCCTACCAACAGGATGAGACTCACCCTCTTTTGCAACGAGAGCTTCCTCACCGACGATGATCTGTACCGCTTCCAGCTGTTTTTTGTAAAGTTGGTCCTCTTGTTCAACGATCCCGTCTTTGGGCCGGGGTCGACTGTTCTGGCGAGGTTGTTTATGGGGCAGAGGGGGCTGAGTCCGCTGTGGAAgtttttgaggaggaaggggtacACCACCGAGGCGGGGATACATCAGCTGAAGCTGAGGTATGACGTGCCGCCGAAGAATAGGGAGATATGGAGTGGGGagccggtgatgggggtgcAGATTTATGACATGGGCGTCGGGCAgtttgaggggtgggagaggggggggaccGAGATTCTCATGAGGccggaggagctggttgttatggagggggggaggagggggctggGGGCGATGTGCGGGTGGGAGTGTTTGTTTGGGATGATGACGTATGGACATGTCGACTACGAGACTGGGGATAATCTGGTGCCgagtttggaggagatgtacatgagtgatgaggacgaggaggaaaagactGGGCTGGAACGAGTGGCGGGTTTGCACGAGAATGAGATTGTCAACGGGGAGTGCGGGAATGTGCCCTTTGAGAGGGGGATGTGGCAGCCCAAGCAtgcgaggaaggtgaggtggaAGGAGTTGAcggacgaggagagggaggagatgatcaaggaagaagagaaggagatggcgaggaaggagagggtgaacAAGGGGATGGATATGTAtaggttggcgaggaggaagttggaggatATGTATAACATTACGGCTATGGGGTTTAAGGGGAAGGAGTTTAAGATCAAGGTGCCGGATCCGAAGGTGgactggaaggaggagacggctGAGATTCACCGGCAGGTGCTGTTCAGGATGAAGGCTGCTATGGCGGCGGCTACGGTGGTGTCTAGTGATGAGTCGGAGTCTCCACCTAGGGCCACGAAACTGCCCAGGCTGGaggatgttggtgttgtgaaCGATCAGGTCGTTGAGGCTGCGCCTGGGAACATGGACGATGATAGGGACACTAACATGGACCAGGACATGGCCGAGAGCGTGGATAAGGATATGGACGTGGAGATGGAAATCATTGACCCAGACCATAACACGGGCGAAGACGAAGGCTACGACGCTGAGTCGGAAGAGTTTGACGACGAAGGCTGGGAGGAGTTCGAGGATGACAAAATGGAAATCGACAGCCCCCCTTTCACTGTTGTTCTCcgtccagcaccaccaccacctcctcctcctcctcctcctccttctcctcctcctcctcctcctcctcctt cccTAGCTGACGTCATCAaccacgacaaccacctcgacaccatctggtcctcacccccaactctgcccccaaacccagcctCATTCAATGCCCTTCCCATATCAGAGCAGTACCCCATTCTATTCGGCCCTGAGCTCCCTTCCTCACAAAACCTATCCCTCTCACGGCGCCCACGCCATCAGTCAAGCGACcactcacctcccccccgaaCAGCACCTCTGGGATccctccaacatcaccctccaccaacacTCCCCCCCAGacgccaactcctcctccgacctcGACTTCAACGACTTCGAACTCGAgaccatccccatccccccgAAGAAATTAGTACCTTCATGTCAGGCCAATACatgacaccaccccccaccctcagACTCGGACTCATTCggcaccccctcctcgcctcccccctatcctcatcctcctcagaaccaccccctcgccatccccttccccagccccaacccgAACAACCCCCCACTCCACTTCCCCGAATAGCACCACTTGACCCATccgccccccaccccctccccgacttCCACCTCTCACCCCCGttccccatccaacccccctcccctccgacTCGGACCTCACAACTCTCGACTCACACCTCCCCCACTACCCCCTACCTCCAACCTCTAGAATCCATGTCCGTCCCCGAAGCAGAGCAATCCATCGCACAAGTCGAAGACGAAGATCTGATGGCTCTCGCAGACATCCAATACGACTCGGCGACCGAAGCCGACGTCAACGATCCGGACGGGGGTGTCGACTGGGAGCATTACGTCAATAACCTTGATATGTACCGTTCTGGGCCGGGGCAGTCGTGGTGTTTGCAGCGGGTGCCTGTCCATCCTGATTGGGCCGAGGAGCAGCGGAAAGAAGAGGAGTATacaagagagagggagaggataAAAAGTAGGTTGGACGAGATCAAACCGGATCTATGGCGGGACTGGACGGAGGGCGCGTTGGGGGAGCATTGTCGGTTGGGAGCtgagttggggaggttggaggcggagaggcaggggagggagcagcCGCCACGGGACGAGCAGCAGGtggagtgggaggagcaggagaagtcCATGATACATGGCCGGATGGGGCAGTTGAGAAGAGAGTTgtatggggaggatggggcgACGGAGGAGCatgagaggttggtgggcgagttgatgaggttggaggaggggtggcgTCATgagtgggatggggagagggagttggggggagaCGTTGAGCTGCAGAGGCAGCAGTCAACAACTACTACCACTCAGGGTCAGCCTTCCACATCCCCGAGTCAACAATCCAGCAAGCAGAAGACCAGCACCCAAG gtcaacaacaacccaggatccaactccaacacccaccacacggcaccctcctcccaaacatGGAAACAATCCGCCGTCAACGCTggccctccccaaccaacgaCTTTTGGGAGAGTCCCAGGGTCAGAAAGGCAAGAGACTGGTACTCACCGTGGTga